A genomic segment from Haloarcula limicola encodes:
- a CDS encoding aminotransferase class V-fold PLP-dependent enzyme produces the protein MSERTREDSVYEELGVPPVVNAAGTKTRIGGSRIRSEALEDMRRAAGEFVELGDLQARASELIAEVTGAEAGYVTSGAAAGLLLSAAAAIAGTDVALMDRLPDTGGVPDEIVMPRTHRTGYDHALRAAGATIVDVGTNDHHLGTGATNVEPWEIERAITDRTVAVGYVQKSYTQPDLSVVAEIAHENDVPVIVDAAAEVPPVENLSAFVEAGADLVVFSGGKGIRGPQTTGIVAGKREYIESIAAQHLDMHVAADVWNPPEGLIDRADFDGVPRQGIGRPMKVGKEELVGLVSALDSFVEEDQQAVRDEWSVRVDRIADRLREGGLDVTTTEPEGASVAPEAVVSLSGVETSARDLVAALRDENPRVYVGADGIDAGEIVVNPMCLTDEEADYAVSRILAAVAD, from the coding sequence ATGTCAGAACGCACACGCGAGGACTCCGTCTACGAGGAACTGGGCGTCCCGCCGGTGGTCAACGCCGCCGGGACGAAGACGCGGATCGGCGGCAGTCGCATCCGCTCCGAGGCGCTCGAGGACATGCGCCGGGCCGCCGGCGAGTTCGTGGAGCTGGGTGACTTACAGGCCCGCGCGTCGGAGCTGATAGCCGAGGTGACCGGCGCGGAGGCGGGATACGTCACCAGCGGCGCGGCCGCGGGCCTCCTCCTCTCCGCGGCGGCGGCCATCGCCGGGACGGACGTCGCGCTGATGGACCGCCTGCCCGACACCGGGGGCGTCCCCGACGAGATCGTGATGCCCCGAACGCATCGCACCGGCTACGACCACGCGCTCCGGGCGGCCGGTGCGACCATCGTGGACGTGGGAACCAACGACCACCACCTCGGGACGGGCGCGACGAACGTCGAACCGTGGGAGATCGAGCGAGCGATAACCGACCGGACCGTCGCCGTCGGCTACGTCCAGAAATCGTACACGCAACCGGACCTCTCGGTAGTCGCCGAAATCGCCCACGAAAACGACGTGCCGGTCATCGTCGACGCCGCGGCGGAGGTGCCGCCCGTCGAGAACCTCTCGGCGTTCGTCGAGGCGGGCGCGGACCTGGTCGTCTTCAGCGGCGGAAAGGGTATCCGCGGGCCACAGACCACGGGTATCGTCGCCGGCAAACGCGAATATATCGAGTCCATCGCCGCCCAGCACCTCGACATGCACGTCGCCGCGGACGTGTGGAATCCGCCGGAGGGACTCATCGACCGCGCTGACTTCGACGGCGTCCCGCGACAGGGGATCGGACGGCCGATGAAGGTCGGCAAGGAGGAACTCGTCGGGCTCGTGAGCGCGCTGGACTCGTTCGTCGAGGAGGACCAGCAGGCGGTACGAGACGAATGGAGCGTTCGGGTCGACCGAATCGCCGACCGCCTTCGCGAGGGCGGTCTGGACGTGACGACGACGGAGCCGGAAGGGGCGAGCGTCGCACCGGAAGCCGTCGTCTCGCTCTCGGGCGTCGAGACCAGTGCCCGTGACCTCGTCGCCGCGCTCAGGGACGAGAACCCCCGCGTCTACGTCGGAGCCGACGGCATCGACGCCGGCGAGATCGTCGTCAACCCGATGTGTCTGACCGACGAGGAGGCCGACTACGCTGTTTCCCGGATTCTCGCCGCCGTCGCCGACTGA
- a CDS encoding response regulator gives MSEESTVLVVEDNAADRRLFEEAAAEVAFPNLEFATTTWEAVEFFPTLSDGSEGSDAAAMPDLLLLDLDIPGEGGMALLEELKASSAPCRRVPILVLSSEDDQETIDRAYDLGANAYLTKPADYEAYVSLVAEIRDFWLDRIERPSYRH, from the coding sequence ATGTCCGAGGAGTCTACAGTGCTGGTCGTCGAAGACAACGCCGCCGACCGCCGCCTGTTCGAAGAAGCGGCCGCCGAGGTCGCGTTCCCGAACCTCGAATTCGCGACCACTACGTGGGAAGCCGTCGAGTTCTTTCCGACGTTGTCGGACGGTAGCGAGGGCAGCGACGCGGCCGCGATGCCGGACCTCCTCCTGCTCGACCTCGACATCCCCGGCGAAGGCGGGATGGCCCTGCTCGAAGAACTCAAAGCCAGTTCGGCACCGTGCCGTCGGGTCCCGATACTCGTCCTCTCGAGCGAGGACGACCAGGAGACGATCGACAGGGCGTACGACCTCGGCGCGAACGCGTATCTCACGAAACCGGCCGACTACGAGGCCTACGTCTCGCTCGTAGCCGAGATACGGGACTTCTGGCTCGATCGGATCGAACGACCGTCGTATCGCCACTAA
- a CDS encoding tyrosine-type recombinase/integrase: protein MTDSESGGSGAENAPPPLRRALEDYLVSRGKGGQEQSGIYRRHAERELGKFVTYLEREGIEGFDGIEARTLRRYIRRELLGQGHSPRTVQKYYDYVSAWLGWAQREGLVDTHYGIQEAAREPLPEADTRKEERQQTWRREQRRAILGHVDDRAREAIEEDGLDAYGPVRNRALVYVLAYSGIRGSELLANPQDDRRDGATWRDLADDCDSLEVLGKNQRWEDRSIPPQARTALERWRTVLDPAPEWPLFPTLHYPSLHDALDAAGVERDVSGHAEIFDALREAAGQLTTITTDGARRLLKRLTDEADVDVEEGYLQLHGARRGVGRVLAMQQGADAAADQLGNSVEVVERHYSDILAAERAEKTGEAFDDHDG, encoded by the coding sequence ATGACAGACAGCGAATCCGGGGGTTCGGGGGCCGAGAACGCACCGCCGCCACTTCGACGCGCTCTCGAGGACTACCTCGTCTCGCGCGGAAAGGGCGGGCAAGAGCAAAGCGGGATCTACCGACGCCACGCCGAGCGCGAACTGGGGAAGTTCGTGACCTACCTCGAACGCGAAGGTATCGAGGGGTTCGACGGCATCGAAGCCCGGACGCTCCGACGGTACATCCGTCGGGAACTGTTGGGACAGGGCCACTCACCGCGGACGGTACAGAAGTACTACGACTACGTCTCGGCGTGGCTGGGCTGGGCACAGCGGGAGGGACTCGTCGATACGCACTACGGGATTCAGGAGGCCGCCAGGGAACCGCTCCCCGAGGCCGATACCCGAAAGGAAGAACGGCAGCAGACGTGGCGACGCGAACAGCGGCGGGCGATCCTCGGCCACGTCGACGACCGGGCGCGCGAGGCTATCGAGGAGGACGGGCTCGACGCGTACGGTCCCGTCCGGAACCGCGCGCTCGTGTACGTCCTCGCTTATTCGGGCATCCGCGGGAGCGAGCTGCTCGCCAATCCGCAGGACGACCGCCGCGACGGCGCGACGTGGCGGGACCTCGCCGACGACTGCGACAGCCTCGAAGTCTTGGGGAAGAACCAGCGGTGGGAAGACCGCTCTATCCCGCCACAGGCACGGACGGCCCTCGAACGGTGGCGGACCGTCCTCGATCCCGCGCCGGAGTGGCCGCTCTTCCCGACGCTTCACTATCCGTCGCTGCACGACGCGCTCGATGCGGCCGGCGTCGAGAGAGACGTTTCGGGCCACGCCGAGATCTTCGACGCGCTCCGTGAAGCGGCGGGTCAACTGACCACCATCACGACCGACGGGGCGCGTCGACTGCTGAAGCGACTGACCGACGAGGCCGACGTCGACGTCGAGGAGGGATACCTCCAACTCCACGGCGCTCGCCGCGGCGTCGGCCGAGTTCTCGCGATGCAACAGGGGGCCGACGCCGCCGCCGACCAACTCGGCAACTCCGTCGAAGTCGTCGAGCGGCATTACTCCGATATCCTCGCCGCCGAACGAGCCGAGAAGACCGGCGAAGCGTTCGACGACCACGACGGGTGA
- a CDS encoding cation diffusion facilitator family transporter, translated as MADSRVAFLKVSWANVLLNTLKIGVEGSLGLLTGSLALTADAAHSVADLLASGVVLIWGRSAFDDADDSHPHGHNRFEPLSALFVGGVLILLGLKLLYDAGHSVLTGVSAEYSIWLVLGLLFALGDMYLCYWYTQDKNQELQLPSLRALAADSLNDLYTTGAALVGVLGMAVGYPIFDPIAGGIVSLLVIHQGVDISRENIQYLADSAPPKSEREEIKRQIREHSAVHGIHDFVAYYSGHMVEVEFHAEVDRDLTVVEAHDLESDLRHRVREVDSVSDVHVHLDPAGLGEWKDATES; from the coding sequence ATGGCGGACTCACGCGTGGCCTTCCTCAAAGTCTCTTGGGCCAATGTGCTATTGAATACCCTCAAAATCGGTGTCGAGGGCTCACTCGGACTGCTCACCGGGAGCCTCGCACTCACCGCTGACGCAGCGCACTCCGTCGCTGACCTTCTCGCAAGTGGTGTTGTCTTGATCTGGGGCCGATCCGCCTTCGACGATGCTGATGATTCACATCCGCATGGACACAATCGGTTCGAACCGCTCTCCGCGCTCTTCGTTGGTGGCGTCCTCATTCTCCTCGGACTCAAACTGCTGTACGACGCGGGTCATTCGGTCCTTACTGGAGTCTCTGCCGAGTACAGTATTTGGCTCGTACTCGGACTCCTGTTCGCACTGGGTGATATGTATCTCTGTTACTGGTATACGCAAGACAAGAATCAAGAACTCCAGTTACCGAGTCTTCGAGCGCTTGCCGCTGACAGCCTCAATGACCTCTATACAACAGGTGCAGCCCTTGTGGGCGTCCTGGGTATGGCTGTCGGCTACCCAATTTTTGACCCGATTGCGGGCGGCATTGTGAGTCTGCTCGTCATCCACCAAGGCGTGGACATCTCTCGTGAGAATATTCAGTATCTTGCCGATAGCGCACCTCCCAAATCAGAACGGGAAGAGATCAAGCGACAGATTCGGGAGCACTCCGCCGTTCACGGAATTCACGATTTCGTCGCGTACTATTCCGGGCACATGGTCGAGGTCGAGTTCCACGCTGAAGTAGACCGAGATCTAACCGTGGTCGAAGCACACGACCTCGAATCCGATCTTCGCCACCGTGTCCGCGAGGTCGACTCAGTTTCAGATGTCCACGTCCATCTCGATCCCGCTGGGCTCGGCGAGTGGAAAGACGCAACTGAGTCGTAA
- a CDS encoding IucA/IucC family protein, protein MDPNDTIRENALTPDVWETVERRLLTKLLEEFSYEEILNPEQVAAGDQRDTYRVDLTSASYRFEADERLLDSYAIDGGSIERRANGDAEDGWESATDPIRCLRDLEATVDLDALTAGNLVREYERTLLADAHIEAKRRDREGFDPTALGYAALEGEMEGHPWITYNKGRLGWGYDDYRQYAPELQEPVTLSWVAVRKAEATFTGAAGVDHDSLVQSELGGHYDRFRDRLRQRGLDPDAYYFVPVHDWQWEHSIVPLFPGDIANDDIVPLGDGPDEYLPQQSVRTFVNVDEAEKHHVKVPMRILNTLVWRGLPGERTEIAPTVTEYIKGIYAQDAFLQEQDLILPGEIAGVNYGHDDFAGIEGSPYQYHELLGAVWRESIYTFLEDGEEAITLSALMHVDGAGEPYLSRLVEQSALTLDEWLEAFFETVLPPLLHFLYRYGTVFSPHGQNTILVVEDGVPTRLAIKDFADDVNVSDRPLPELDALSAEMEAVLRREPPEGLCQFIFSGLFVCVLRYVADILEENEDYPEEEFWMHVREAVLEYQSQFPELADRFELFDLLQPEFTKLALNRNRILDYGYDDAPGRPHASEHGTVTNPLHEVATESTGVAERPDPPGASDN, encoded by the coding sequence ATGGACCCGAACGATACCATCCGCGAGAACGCACTGACCCCCGACGTCTGGGAGACCGTTGAGCGCCGTCTGCTCACGAAGCTGCTCGAAGAGTTCAGTTACGAGGAGATACTCAACCCCGAGCAGGTGGCCGCCGGCGACCAGCGAGACACCTATCGAGTCGACCTCACCTCGGCGAGCTATCGCTTCGAGGCCGACGAACGACTCCTCGACAGCTACGCTATCGACGGCGGCTCTATCGAGCGCCGCGCGAACGGGGACGCCGAAGACGGATGGGAGTCGGCCACCGACCCCATCCGCTGTCTTCGAGATCTCGAAGCGACGGTCGACCTCGACGCGCTCACCGCGGGGAACCTCGTTCGCGAATACGAACGGACGCTCCTCGCCGACGCACATATCGAAGCGAAGAGGCGCGACCGCGAGGGTTTCGACCCGACGGCCCTCGGCTACGCCGCCCTCGAAGGCGAAATGGAGGGTCACCCGTGGATCACCTACAACAAGGGCCGTCTCGGCTGGGGGTACGACGACTACCGCCAGTACGCGCCCGAACTGCAGGAACCGGTAACTCTCTCGTGGGTCGCCGTTCGAAAGGCCGAAGCGACGTTTACCGGCGCGGCCGGCGTCGATCACGACTCGCTCGTCCAGTCGGAACTCGGCGGTCACTACGATCGCTTTCGGGACCGCCTCCGCCAGCGAGGGCTCGACCCAGATGCCTACTACTTCGTCCCGGTCCACGACTGGCAGTGGGAGCACAGCATCGTCCCGCTGTTCCCCGGCGACATCGCGAACGACGATATCGTCCCCTTGGGAGACGGCCCCGACGAGTATCTCCCCCAGCAGTCGGTACGCACCTTTGTCAACGTCGACGAGGCGGAGAAACACCACGTGAAGGTACCGATGCGCATTCTCAACACGCTTGTCTGGCGCGGCCTCCCCGGAGAACGCACCGAAATTGCCCCCACGGTCACGGAATACATCAAAGGGATCTATGCGCAGGACGCCTTCCTGCAAGAGCAGGATCTCATCCTCCCCGGCGAGATCGCCGGCGTCAATTACGGCCACGACGACTTCGCCGGCATCGAGGGGTCGCCCTACCAGTACCACGAACTACTGGGTGCGGTGTGGCGCGAATCTATCTACACCTTCCTCGAGGACGGGGAGGAAGCCATCACCCTCTCGGCACTGATGCACGTCGACGGCGCGGGGGAACCGTATCTCTCGCGACTCGTCGAGCAGTCCGCCCTCACGCTCGACGAGTGGCTCGAGGCGTTCTTCGAGACGGTGCTTCCACCACTGCTTCACTTTCTCTACCGCTATGGGACCGTCTTCTCCCCGCACGGGCAGAACACGATCCTCGTCGTCGAGGACGGCGTCCCGACGCGCCTCGCGATCAAGGACTTCGCCGACGACGTGAACGTGAGCGACCGACCGCTCCCTGAACTCGACGCGCTCTCAGCGGAGATGGAGGCGGTTCTCCGCAGGGAACCGCCGGAAGGCCTCTGTCAATTTATCTTCTCGGGGCTGTTCGTCTGCGTCCTCCGCTACGTCGCCGACATTCTCGAAGAGAACGAGGACTACCCCGAGGAGGAGTTCTGGATGCACGTGCGCGAGGCTGTCCTCGAGTATCAGTCGCAGTTCCCCGAACTAGCGGACCGTTTCGAGCTGTTCGACCTGCTCCAGCCGGAGTTCACGAAGCTAGCGCTCAACAGAAATCGGATCCTCGACTACGGCTACGATGACGCCCCCGGTCGCCCGCATGCATCCGAACACGGGACGGTCACGAACCCGCTTCACGAGGTCGCTACGGAGTCCACGGGCGTCGCCGAGCGTCCCGACCCGCCCGGCGCATCTGACAATTAG
- a CDS encoding lysine N(6)-hydroxylase/L-ornithine N(5)-oxygenase family protein — MTDDVRDVVGVGVGPFNLGLAAMLDSVEADVDAVFLERDAEFNWHEGMLLEGTTLEVPFLADIVTLADPTSDYSYLNYLREMGRIYEFYFYETFQIPRREYNDYLQWVVDELDTPQFSREVTAVQWDEEAEHYLVVARHPDTNERFEYRGEHLALGVGSRPQLPEHLRGHSEEDVFHTAKYRYNRERVLDADSVTIVGSGQSAAEVFEDLLERQVDHEYRLDWLTRSEGFFPMEYSKLGLQHFTPEYEQYVYDLPQATKDDLIPNQDLLYKGVDPGTSADIYDLLYRRSIGDREPDVGLFAMTAVRDLASVGGLYALDCHQWQTREDFVHESEVVILGTGYDRPVPALLEPLEDAIHWDAKGRYEVTEDHRLEIDHSGDIFLQNAELHTHGVGVPDLGLGCYRNTKFVNRLVGYEAYPEDSDTVFQDFSLDQFVEHAPGASRNGSETTAPTQDD, encoded by the coding sequence ATGACTGACGACGTGCGAGACGTCGTCGGCGTCGGTGTCGGCCCGTTCAACCTCGGATTGGCTGCCATGCTCGACTCCGTTGAGGCGGACGTCGATGCGGTCTTCCTCGAACGCGACGCAGAGTTCAACTGGCACGAGGGAATGCTCCTTGAAGGCACGACCCTCGAAGTGCCGTTCCTCGCTGATATCGTCACGCTCGCCGACCCTACCAGCGACTACAGCTACCTCAACTACCTCCGGGAGATGGGGCGCATCTACGAATTCTATTTCTACGAGACGTTCCAGATTCCCCGCCGGGAGTACAACGACTATCTCCAATGGGTCGTCGACGAACTCGACACCCCCCAGTTCTCCCGAGAGGTCACCGCGGTGCAGTGGGACGAGGAGGCCGAGCACTACCTCGTCGTCGCTCGTCACCCCGACACGAACGAGCGCTTCGAATACCGCGGCGAGCACCTCGCTCTGGGCGTCGGGTCGCGCCCACAACTTCCCGAGCACCTGCGGGGGCATTCCGAGGAGGACGTCTTCCATACCGCGAAGTACCGCTACAACCGCGAGCGCGTGTTGGACGCCGATTCCGTGACTATCGTCGGGTCGGGCCAGAGTGCCGCCGAGGTGTTCGAGGACCTCCTCGAACGACAGGTCGACCACGAGTACCGCCTCGACTGGCTCACCCGCTCTGAGGGGTTCTTCCCCATGGAGTACTCGAAACTCGGTCTGCAGCACTTCACGCCCGAGTACGAGCAGTACGTCTACGACCTCCCCCAAGCGACCAAAGACGATCTCATTCCGAACCAGGACCTCCTGTACAAGGGCGTCGATCCCGGGACGAGCGCCGATATCTACGACCTGCTCTATCGCCGGTCGATCGGCGACCGCGAGCCCGACGTCGGGCTGTTCGCGATGACCGCGGTTCGGGATCTCGCGTCCGTCGGTGGCCTCTATGCTCTCGACTGCCACCAGTGGCAGACCAGGGAGGACTTCGTCCACGAATCCGAGGTGGTTATCCTCGGTACTGGTTACGACCGGCCCGTTCCGGCGTTGCTCGAACCACTCGAAGACGCTATCCACTGGGACGCGAAGGGTCGCTACGAGGTGACCGAGGACCACCGCCTCGAAATCGACCATTCCGGTGATATCTTCCTCCAGAACGCCGAACTCCACACCCACGGGGTCGGCGTTCCCGATCTCGGGCTCGGCTGCTACCGGAACACGAAGTTCGTCAATCGGCTGGTCGGCTACGAGGCCTATCCCGAGGATTCGGACACCGTCTTCCAGGATTTTTCACTCGACCAGTTCGTCGAGCACGCGCCCGGCGCCTCCCGCAACGGGAGCGAGACGACCGCACCCACGCAGGACGACTAA
- a CDS encoding GNAT family N-acetyltransferase, whose translation MTDPNAIVAGDYDYQTYDRRIGKQLSLRPATVERDLGRLHRWLGSDHVKPYWRLDVPLPEFREALRSKIATDHLTPYIGCLDHVPMSYWECYWAAEDDVANHYEAAPHDQGVHLLIGPEEYLGRGYALPLLRAVVAMQFRYPETQRIIAEPDARNEKVRHIFERCGFEMQKEFHFDEAEKDAVLLICERERFESAVLADATAPPAQGTGSEVATDD comes from the coding sequence ATGACCGACCCGAACGCAATCGTCGCCGGCGACTACGACTACCAGACCTACGACCGGCGAATCGGCAAGCAGCTATCGCTCCGTCCGGCCACCGTCGAGCGCGATCTCGGCCGCCTCCATCGGTGGCTCGGGAGCGACCACGTGAAGCCCTACTGGCGGCTCGACGTACCACTCCCCGAGTTTCGCGAGGCACTCCGCTCGAAGATCGCGACTGACCATCTCACGCCCTACATCGGGTGTCTCGACCACGTCCCGATGAGCTACTGGGAGTGTTACTGGGCCGCCGAGGACGACGTCGCGAACCACTACGAGGCAGCGCCGCACGACCAGGGGGTCCACCTCCTGATCGGCCCCGAGGAGTACCTCGGACGGGGATACGCGCTCCCGCTACTGCGGGCCGTTGTCGCGATGCAGTTCCGCTATCCCGAAACTCAGCGAATCATCGCGGAACCCGACGCTCGCAACGAGAAGGTCCGACATATCTTCGAGCGGTGTGGCTTCGAGATGCAGAAGGAGTTTCACTTCGACGAGGCCGAGAAGGACGCCGTCCTGCTGATCTGTGAACGCGAGCGCTTCGAGTCCGCGGTGCTCGCCGACGCGACGGCCCCGCCCGCACAGGGCACTGGTTCGGAGGTGGCCACTGATGACTGA
- a CDS encoding IucA/IucC family protein, which translates to MTSDAALRERAVNDGPVDPAERADDATVHAFLNCYLRETGDYAIREKPVAGVEPGPDGLLRAPLPATDIDLLAPLAYRSPTERHLFETPVRYRLPDGHVETTDAATLTTLVLKALTRAEGGDAIPDELLLRVLKSERNVERFVTVRQRNQPRLYGEDVSFRDSEQALVFGHHRHPTPKSRQGIADHERETYAPELRGSFPLHYFRADPELVSQDSALDVSAAQWVRDELREDPSIPEPFVADHVESDDILLPVHPWQADYLLSQSHIRDTLGDGLGHLGAIGREFHPTTSVRTLYAEDAPFMVKSSLNVKITNSVRTNKRPELERGVAVAELLDTEFGDELRAAFPDFDIVRDPAYLALDVGEKRESGLETILRANPFRGEAAANATPVAALCQDAIRGQSRLARLVASIAEREGRGVTDVSAEWFRRYLQTAIRPVLWLYLVQGVGVEAHQQNSVLTLDDEGYPAEFRYRDNQGFYFPESQYPGVDDHLPGVGERADTICTDAIADERLRYYVILNNALDVVNAFGCAGVADETRLLTLLRSELERARAHYDRPSSNFLAPLLEDTTIPCKANLLTRFRGLDELENDLENQSVYTDVKNPIVTETDS; encoded by the coding sequence ATGACTTCCGATGCCGCACTCCGTGAACGCGCTGTGAACGACGGCCCCGTCGACCCGGCCGAGCGTGCCGACGACGCCACCGTCCACGCCTTCCTCAACTGCTACCTCCGCGAGACGGGCGACTACGCGATCCGTGAGAAGCCCGTGGCCGGCGTCGAACCCGGTCCTGACGGGTTGCTCCGCGCGCCCCTTCCGGCGACGGATATCGATCTGCTGGCACCGCTGGCTTACCGCTCGCCGACCGAGCGCCATCTCTTCGAGACCCCTGTGCGCTACCGACTGCCCGATGGTCACGTCGAAACAACCGACGCCGCGACGCTCACGACGCTCGTCCTGAAGGCTCTCACACGCGCTGAAGGTGGCGACGCCATCCCAGACGAGCTACTCCTCCGCGTTCTCAAAAGCGAGCGCAACGTCGAGCGGTTCGTCACGGTCCGACAGCGAAACCAGCCGCGCCTATACGGCGAGGACGTCTCGTTCCGTGATAGCGAGCAGGCTCTCGTCTTCGGTCACCACCGCCACCCAACACCCAAAAGCAGGCAGGGGATAGCCGATCACGAACGCGAGACGTACGCCCCGGAACTCCGCGGGTCGTTCCCGCTTCACTACTTCCGGGCCGACCCCGAACTCGTCTCGCAAGATTCCGCGCTCGACGTGAGTGCTGCACAGTGGGTGAGAGACGAGCTCCGCGAAGACCCTTCGATCCCTGAACCGTTCGTCGCCGACCACGTCGAAAGCGACGATATCCTCCTGCCGGTCCACCCGTGGCAGGCAGACTACTTGCTCAGCCAGTCCCACATCCGGGACACACTCGGCGATGGGCTCGGTCACCTCGGTGCAATCGGTCGAGAGTTTCACCCGACAACCTCGGTCCGTACGCTCTACGCCGAGGACGCACCGTTCATGGTGAAATCCTCGCTGAACGTGAAGATCACTAACTCCGTACGGACGAACAAGCGCCCCGAGTTAGAACGGGGCGTCGCCGTCGCAGAACTGCTCGACACTGAGTTCGGTGACGAACTCCGTGCTGCGTTCCCGGACTTCGATATCGTTCGCGACCCGGCGTATCTCGCACTCGATGTCGGGGAGAAGCGGGAGTCGGGGCTGGAGACGATCCTCCGGGCGAACCCCTTCCGAGGTGAGGCCGCTGCGAACGCGACCCCCGTTGCCGCGCTCTGCCAGGACGCGATTCGAGGCCAATCTCGACTCGCCCGTCTCGTCGCGTCGATCGCCGAGCGCGAGGGCCGCGGCGTCACCGACGTGAGCGCGGAGTGGTTCCGCCGATACCTCCAAACCGCTATCCGGCCCGTGCTGTGGCTCTACCTCGTACAGGGCGTCGGCGTCGAAGCTCACCAGCAGAACTCCGTGCTCACTCTCGACGACGAGGGGTATCCCGCCGAGTTTCGGTACCGCGACAATCAGGGGTTCTACTTCCCCGAGTCGCAGTACCCCGGCGTCGACGATCATCTACCGGGCGTCGGCGAACGCGCCGACACTATCTGTACGGACGCTATCGCCGACGAGCGCCTTCGCTACTACGTCATCTTGAACAACGCGCTCGACGTCGTGAACGCGTTCGGCTGTGCGGGCGTCGCCGACGAGACGCGCCTGCTCACGCTCCTCAGATCGGAATTGGAGCGCGCCCGGGCACACTACGACCGCCCCTCCTCGAACTTCCTCGCTCCCTTGCTGGAGGACACGACGATCCCGTGTAAGGCGAATCTGCTGACCCGCTTTCGCGGGTTGGACGAACTGGAAAACGACCTCGAGAATCAGTCGGTGTACACCGACGTGAAGAATCCGATCGTCACGGAGACTGACTCATGA
- a CDS encoding pyridoxal phosphate-dependent decarboxylase family protein produces MERAIEAVLDATGDDDPFSGTTPDAIADQFDEPVVPEEGVGLGVAIDEVAERVLANSVDPSHPRCAAHLQCPPMVPGLAAEAMLSATNQSLDSFDQAPAATVLEERVIDALGHLFDLPAVADGVFTSGGTQSNFQALLLARDRYCDQRFDRNVQRAGLPPGAASLRIVCSEAAHFTAKQAAHHLGLGENAVVTVETDDDHRMDLDALDETLSALDRRGCDPFAIVGTAGTTDFGSIDPLPELASRTAERDVWFHVDAAYGGALALSDEHADRLAGIERADSVAVDFHKLFYQPISCGALLLRDGDEFGRMARNAAYLNPEAHEEAGVPNLVAKSVQTTRRFDALKPYLAFRALGRDRLGALVESTLDLADDATSLLAASDDFQLVNEPVLNAVVFRYRPGEGLDDESVSELNAAVRETLLRDGRAVVARTDVDGVTSLKLTLLNPTATLDDVAETLDAIRACGSTVAEVQREVTT; encoded by the coding sequence ATGGAGCGTGCGATAGAGGCCGTCCTCGACGCGACGGGCGATGACGACCCCTTCTCTGGCACGACGCCTGACGCTATTGCCGACCAGTTCGACGAGCCGGTCGTTCCGGAAGAGGGCGTGGGACTCGGCGTCGCCATCGACGAGGTCGCCGAGCGCGTCCTCGCGAACTCGGTCGATCCCTCGCACCCGCGGTGCGCCGCCCACCTTCAGTGTCCGCCGATGGTGCCGGGGCTGGCCGCCGAGGCGATGCTCTCGGCGACGAACCAGTCGCTGGACTCGTTCGATCAGGCGCCTGCCGCGACCGTCCTCGAAGAGCGGGTCATCGATGCGCTCGGGCACCTCTTCGACCTGCCGGCGGTGGCCGACGGCGTCTTCACCAGCGGGGGCACGCAGTCGAACTTTCAGGCGCTCCTGCTGGCCCGCGACCGGTACTGTGACCAGCGCTTCGACCGCAACGTCCAGCGGGCGGGTCTCCCACCGGGGGCGGCGTCTCTGCGCATCGTCTGCTCAGAGGCCGCCCATTTCACCGCTAAGCAGGCAGCCCATCACCTCGGACTCGGCGAGAACGCCGTCGTGACCGTCGAGACGGACGACGATCACCGAATGGACCTCGACGCGCTCGACGAGACGCTCTCGGCACTCGACCGACGGGGCTGTGACCCGTTCGCTATCGTCGGCACCGCCGGAACGACGGACTTCGGAAGCATCGACCCGCTCCCCGAACTCGCTAGCCGTACCGCCGAACGAGATGTCTGGTTCCACGTCGACGCGGCCTACGGCGGAGCGCTCGCACTCAGCGACGAGCACGCTGACCGCCTCGCGGGCATCGAGCGCGCAGACTCGGTCGCCGTCGACTTCCATAAGTTGTTCTACCAGCCCATTAGCTGCGGGGCACTCCTCTTGCGCGACGGCGACGAGTTCGGCCGGATGGCGCGCAACGCCGCCTACCTCAATCCCGAAGCCCACGAGGAGGCGGGCGTTCCCAATCTCGTCGCGAAGTCGGTCCAGACGACTCGGCGTTTCGACGCGCTCAAGCCCTATCTCGCGTTCCGTGCACTGGGCCGTGACCGTCTCGGCGCGCTCGTCGAATCGACGCTCGACCTCGCGGACGACGCCACGTCGCTCCTCGCTGCGTCCGATGATTTCCAGCTGGTGAACGAGCCCGTGCTGAACGCCGTCGTCTTTCGCTATCGGCCCGGCGAGGGGCTGGACGACGAGTCCGTGAGCGAGCTGAACGCCGCTGTCCGCGAGACGCTCCTGCGCGACGGCCGTGCCGTCGTCGCCCGCACCGACGTCGACGGCGTGACGAGTCTGAAGCTCACCCTGTTGAACCCGACGGCGACGCTCGACGATGTCGCCGAGACGCTCGATGCGATTCGAGCGTGCGGGTCGACCGTAGCCGAGGTCCAGCGCGAGGTGACGACATGA